Proteins from one Syntrophaceae bacterium genomic window:
- a CDS encoding type I restriction endonuclease subunit R, protein MCTHPLPIKSESACRLKSPREWAKILSNFTEDTLVQQTTAEYLEQKLGWQSVYAYNNEDFGPDSLLGRASDREVVLTRSLRKKLTELNPGMPDEAYDDAVRQIVAMTAMQSLIATNRDKYNLIRDGVQVAFRNGKGELVKERLRVLDFKYPLNNDFLCVRELWVRGDLYRRRADIVGFVNGLPLLFMELKTVGKDVRVAYEKNFKDYKDTVPHLFHHNAIVALANGVEAKIGSVTSRFEHFHEWKRLAEDEPGVVDMETLLKGVCSKANLIDIVENFILFDDSTGETKKILARNHQFLGVNRAIEAVRDRTNRNGKLGVFWHTQGAGKSYSMVLFTRKVHRKLGGNFTFLVLTDRDDLDTQIYKTFAGCGVVDNDREPCRASSGEHLARLLSEHKTHIFSLIQKFNRDVEPNQPYSPRDDIIVITDEAHRTQYGTLALNMRNALPNASCIGFTGTPLFSDDEITKRVFGDYVSTYDFQRAVEDKATVPLYYDARGDKLGVSVGDLNERIAAKLEELETADIDVAQRLEKELKRDYHVITADKRLDQVARDFVDNYSKAWETGKAMLVCIDKITCVKMYNRIARYWEERIAELTAELAAIKDEQEEQYRKRQIAWMRETRMAVVVSEEQGEVEKFRKWDLDITPHRRLLKDGMELPEAMRQKPQFRSMQRMDVDEAFKEEEHPFRIAIVCAMWLTGFDVPSLSTLYLDKPLKAHTLMQAIARANRVNEGKNNGMIVDYCGILKNLRKALATFGGTGDTGRPGEGGENEPAKPDDELLADLAEAIAFVRAFLTERSASLDDIILKKGFERNAAIIAAKEAANENDETRKRFEVMCRAVFSKFRACLTVAGVNDYRRDYEAINVVYRSLQEDREKANISDIIQQLHKVVDEAIETKGYVVSAEERAPYDISKIDFDKLRTEFERSRTKRTTVQNLKTAIESRLQRLLEQNPLRTDFQHHYEQIVAEYNREKDRVTIEKTFEALLVFIDGMSEEERRAVREGLDEESLAVFDLLKKTDLSADEIKRIKTVAVDLLNTLKAEKLRVTRWQDKEATRDGVRQAILDFLWNESTGLPVDNYTEDDVKDRADDVYRHVYRVYPTLPSPYYQSSAAA, encoded by the coding sequence ATGTGTACACACCCGTTGCCAATCAAGTCGGAATCAGCGTGCCGATTGAAGTCACCACGTGAATGGGCGAAGATATTGAGCAACTTTACAGAAGATACCCTTGTTCAACAAACCACGGCAGAATACCTGGAGCAGAAGCTCGGTTGGCAGTCCGTCTATGCATACAACAACGAGGACTTCGGGCCTGATAGCCTTCTAGGGCGGGCATCGGACCGTGAGGTGGTGCTCACGCGGTCGTTACGCAAGAAGCTGACGGAACTCAACCCCGGCATGCCCGACGAGGCTTATGACGATGCCGTGCGGCAGATCGTGGCGATGACGGCGATGCAATCGCTCATTGCCACAAACCGCGATAAATACAACCTCATCCGCGACGGCGTGCAGGTAGCCTTCCGGAACGGCAAGGGCGAACTGGTGAAAGAACGCCTGCGAGTGTTGGATTTCAAATATCCGCTCAACAACGACTTTCTATGCGTTCGGGAACTGTGGGTGCGGGGCGATCTTTACCGCCGTCGGGCCGACATCGTGGGGTTTGTTAATGGGCTTCCACTCTTGTTCATGGAGCTCAAGACGGTTGGCAAGGATGTCCGTGTCGCCTATGAGAAGAATTTCAAGGATTACAAGGATACCGTGCCGCACCTTTTCCACCACAACGCGATTGTGGCACTGGCTAACGGTGTGGAAGCAAAAATCGGCTCGGTGACCAGCCGGTTTGAGCACTTCCATGAATGGAAGCGCCTGGCTGAGGATGAACCGGGCGTGGTGGACATGGAAACGCTGCTCAAGGGTGTTTGCAGCAAAGCAAATCTCATTGATATCGTAGAGAATTTTATCCTCTTTGACGACTCGACAGGTGAAACCAAGAAGATCCTGGCCCGCAATCACCAGTTCCTCGGCGTGAACCGGGCCATCGAAGCGGTGCGCGACAGGACAAATCGCAACGGAAAACTGGGCGTTTTCTGGCACACCCAAGGGGCGGGCAAGAGCTACTCGATGGTTCTGTTTACTCGAAAGGTACACCGCAAACTGGGTGGCAATTTCACCTTCCTGGTGCTGACCGATCGTGATGATCTGGACACACAGATTTACAAGACCTTTGCCGGCTGCGGAGTCGTGGATAACGACCGCGAGCCCTGCCGGGCATCCAGCGGGGAGCACTTAGCCCGTCTTCTTTCAGAGCACAAGACGCATATCTTTTCCCTGATCCAGAAGTTCAACCGGGACGTAGAACCAAACCAGCCTTATTCTCCGCGAGACGATATTATCGTCATTACAGACGAGGCGCACCGCACCCAGTATGGGACGCTGGCCCTGAACATGCGCAACGCCCTGCCGAACGCCTCCTGCATTGGCTTCACCGGCACGCCGCTTTTCAGTGACGACGAAATCACCAAGAGGGTCTTTGGCGATTACGTTTCGACCTATGACTTCCAGCGGGCGGTGGAGGACAAGGCCACCGTGCCGCTCTACTACGATGCCCGCGGCGACAAGCTTGGCGTCTCGGTGGGCGACCTCAACGAACGCATCGCCGCCAAACTGGAGGAACTGGAAACCGCCGACATCGACGTGGCTCAGCGGCTCGAAAAGGAGCTTAAGCGCGATTACCACGTCATCACCGCTGACAAACGGCTGGATCAGGTGGCCCGCGATTTCGTGGATAACTACTCCAAAGCCTGGGAAACCGGCAAGGCCATGCTGGTATGCATCGACAAGATTACCTGCGTGAAGATGTATAACCGCATTGCCCGATATTGGGAGGAACGGATCGCTGAACTCACGGCTGAACTGGCAGCGATCAAAGACGAGCAGGAAGAGCAGTATCGCAAGCGGCAGATTGCCTGGATGCGCGAGACCAGAATGGCGGTGGTGGTCAGCGAAGAGCAGGGCGAGGTGGAGAAGTTCCGCAAGTGGGATCTGGACATTACACCGCATCGCCGCCTGCTCAAAGACGGAATGGAGCTGCCTGAGGCGATGCGTCAGAAGCCGCAGTTCCGGTCCATGCAGCGGATGGATGTGGATGAGGCCTTCAAGGAAGAAGAGCATCCGTTTCGCATTGCCATAGTCTGCGCCATGTGGTTGACGGGTTTCGACGTGCCGTCGCTTTCGACGCTGTATCTGGACAAACCGCTCAAGGCGCACACGCTGATGCAGGCCATCGCCCGCGCCAACCGTGTGAACGAAGGCAAGAACAACGGCATGATTGTGGATTATTGCGGCATCCTCAAGAACCTGCGAAAGGCATTAGCCACCTTTGGCGGGACAGGCGACACAGGACGCCCAGGCGAAGGCGGAGAGAACGAACCGGCCAAACCGGATGATGAACTGCTGGCCGACCTGGCAGAGGCCATCGCATTTGTCAGAGCGTTTCTGACTGAGCGGAGCGCGTCACTGGACGACATCATTCTTAAGAAGGGCTTTGAACGCAACGCTGCCATTATCGCCGCAAAGGAAGCGGCCAATGAAAACGACGAGACACGGAAACGATTCGAAGTAATGTGCCGAGCAGTCTTCTCGAAATTCAGGGCCTGCCTCACGGTGGCGGGCGTCAACGACTACCGCCGGGATTACGAGGCGATCAATGTCGTTTACAGAAGCCTGCAGGAGGACCGCGAAAAAGCGAATATAAGCGATATCATTCAACAACTCCATAAGGTGGTGGACGAGGCGATCGAGACCAAGGGGTATGTTGTTAGCGCAGAAGAACGCGCCCCCTATGACATCAGCAAGATCGATTTTGACAAGCTGCGAACGGAATTCGAACGGAGCCGGACCAAGCGCACAACGGTTCAGAACCTCAAGACGGCCATCGAATCGCGACTCCAGCGGCTGCTTGAGCAGAACCCTTTGCGAACGGACTTTCAGCACCACTATGAACAGATCGTGGCCGAGTATAACCGCGAGAAAGATAGGGTAACCATCGAGAAGACCTTTGAGGCACTTCTGGTGTTCATAGACGGTATGAGCGAGGAAGAGCGTCGTGCCGTTCGCGAAGGACTTGATGAGGAATCCCTTGCGGTCTTTGACCTTCTGAAAAAAACGGACCTCTCGGCGGACGAGATTAAGCGCATCAAGACGGTTGCGGTCGATTTGCTCAATACGCTCAAGGCCGAGAAACTGCGCGTCACTCGCTGGCAGGACAAAGAAGCCACCCGAGATGGCGTCCGACAGGCCATTTTGGATTTCCTGTGGAACGAATCAACCGGCCTGCCAGTGGACAACTACACGGAAGACGATGTGAAAGACAGGGCCGACGACGTCTATCGTCATGTGTATCGTGTGTACCCAACGCTCCCGTCGCCATATTACCAGTCCTCAGCGGCAGCGTGA